The nucleotide window AGCGCTTCGAGCATCGGCTGGCCGGCTGTTCCGGAAGGTTCGCCGTCGTCATTGGAGCGCTGAAGGTCGCGACCGGGGCCGAGGATGAAGGCACTGCAGTGGTGCCTGGCGTCGGAGAATTCGCGGCGCAGGCCGTTCATGAGGTCCACGACATCAGCTTCGTTTTCCACCCGTTGCAGGACGGTGATGAAGCGGGAGCGGCGGATCTCCAGCTCATGTCGGTACTGGCCGGCGATCGTGGTGTACCGCGCTACCGTCCCCGCCGTCTCAGTCACTGTCCAAGTGTAGGCATCCGGCGATGCCCGGAACGTCCGGAGGACGGTCAGTGACGGCGGTAGCCTTGGGTTCATGCTGAGGGTTGGATTGACGGGCGGAATCGCCGCGGGTAAGTCACTGGCGGCATCGACCCTGCAGGAACTCGGAGCCGTGCTGATCGACGCCGACCAGCTGGCGCGCACCGTCGTCGAACCGGGAACCGAGGGTTTGCTCGAGATAGCCGAGGCGTTCGGGCCGGAAGTGTTGCAGGAGGACGGCTCGCTGGACCGGCCGGCACTCGGTGCACGGATCTTCGCCGATCCTGACGGGCGGGCACGGCTGAACGCGATCATCCACCCGCGTGTCCGGCGCGAGGCTGCCGTTGCTGAAGCAACCGCCCACTCGGCTTCGGCGGACGCCGTCGTCGTGCATGACATCCCGCTCCTCGTGGAAACGGGACAGGAAGACAGCTTCCACCTCGTTCTTGTCATCGATGCACCGCACCAAACGCGCCTGCGCCGCATGGTGGAGAACCGCGCAATGACCGAAGAGGAAGCTCTGAACCGCATCGGGGCGCAGGCCGACTCCGGGACCCGCAATACCGCAGCCGACGTGGTGCTGCACAACGCGGGAACCCCGGCAGATCTGGCGGCTGAGGTCCGGAACCTGTGGCAGCAGCGGATTCTCCCCTTTGCCCGCAACATCGAGCAGCGGCAACGGGCTGAACGACGGGGCGGACCTGCGCTGGTTCAGGACCGGGACTGGCCGCGGCAGGCCTCCCTGCTGATCCGGCGGCTGACGCGGATCGATCCGCGCGTCCTCGGTGTGGAGCACATCGGTTCCACCTCCATCCCCGGGCTGCGTGCGAAGGACGTCCTCGACCTGCAGCTGACAGTGGCTTCCCTTCAGGATGCCGACGGTCTGTCCGATGCTCTCGCTGAGGCGGGGTACCCCCGCCTTCCCGGTATCCGGCAGGACACTCCCACCGCGGAGGTGCCGCAGCCTCGGATGTGGCAGAAGCGGTTGCACTGCAACGCGGATCCGGGCCGCCCGGTCAACCTGCACGTCCGTGTGGCCGGTTCACCCGGCTGGGAGTATGCCCTGGCGTTCCGCGACTGGCTGCGGACCAACCCGGACATGCTGGCGGCGTACGCTGCGGAGAAGGACCGGTGTGCCGCAATCCACCGTGGCGACGCCACCCTGGCCGGCTACGCGGCCTGCAAGGAGGACTGGTTCACCACGTTCGCTGCGCCCCGGTTGAACACCTGGAAGAACGACGCCGGGTGGTCGCCCGGGCGATCCGTTCCACGCTGAGATGCCGGTTCAGCCTCCAGCAAAGAGCGCCTCTGCGGACAGTCGTTGTCCGCAGGTGGGCGGTAACGTAAGACTATGAGTCTTGCGCAGGAGATCAACCGTATTGTCGCGCCTTTCGAGGTGATCAGTGAGTACCAGCCGGCGGGCGACCAGCCCACCGCCATCAGGGAACTTTCCGAGCGGATCAACGCCGCAGAGAAGGACGTGGTGCTGCTCGGCGCCACGGGTACCGGCAAGAGCGCAACCACGGCCTGGCTCATTGAGCAGGTCCAGCGGCCAACCCTGGTGATGGTGCAGAACAAGACCCTCGCGGCGCAGCTCGCCAATGAATTCCGGGAACTTCTGCCCAACAACGCAGTTGAATATTTCGTCTCCTACTACGACTACTACCAGCCCGAAGCCTACGTTCCGCAGACTGACACCTTCATTGAAAAGGACTCCTCGATCAACGAGGAAGTGGAGCGGCTCCGGCACTCCGCCACCAACGCCCTCCTGACCCGGCGCGATGTCATCGTGGTCGCCACCGTGTCCTGTATCTACGGTCTCGGTACCCCCGAAGAATATGTCGCTGCCATGGTCACCCTCCGGCAGGGCCAGGAGATGAACCGGGATGACCTGCTGCGCCAGTTCGTCGCAATGCAGTATGTGCGCAATGACATGGATTTCCACCGCGGCACCTTCCGGGTACGCGGAGATACGGTCGAGATCATTCCCATGTACGAGGAGCACGCACTCCGGATCGAGTTCTTCGGCGATGAGGTGGAGCGGATCTACACCCTGCACCCGCTGACGGGCGAGGTGATCCGCGAGGAGACAGAGATGTATGTCTTTCCCGCCTCCCACTACGTGGCGGGGCCGGAGCGCATGGGCCGTGCAATCACCAGGATCGAGGATGAACTGCGGGGGCGCCTTCAGGAGCTGGAATCGCAGAACAAGCTCGTCGAGGCACAGCGGTTGCGTATGCGCACCACCTATGACCTCGAAATGATGCAGCAGATGGGATTCTGCAACGGCATCGAGAATTATTCACGCCACATCGACGGCCGGACCGGCGGCAGCGCACCACACTGCCTGATTGATTATTTCCCTGATGACTTCCTGCTGGTAGTGGACGAGTCCCACGTGACCATCCCGCAGATCGGTGCCATGTACGAGGGTGACATGTCCCGCAAGCGCACGCTTGTGGACCATGGGTTCCGCCTGCCGTCCGCCATGGACAACCGGCCGCTGAAATGGGATGAATTCCTGGAGCGCATCGGCCAGACCGTCTATCTGTCGGCAACGCCGGGAAAATACGAGCTCAGCAAGTCCGACGGCTACGTCCAGCAGATCATCCGGCCCACCGGCCTGGTGGATCCGGAAGTCATCATCAAGCCCAGCAAAGGCCAGATCGACGACCTGCTCGGCGAGATCCAGATCCGGGTGGAGCGGGACGAGCGCGTCCTGGTCACCACGCTGACCAAGCGCATGGCCGAGGACCTCACGGGTTACCTGCTTGAGCACGGGGTGAAGGTCGAGTACCTCCACTCCGATGTCGACACCCTGCGCCGGGTGGAGCTCCTGCGCGAGCTCCGGATGGGTACCTTCGACGTGCTGGTCGGTATCAACCTGCTGCGGGAAGGCCTCGACCTTCCGGAGGTCTCCCTGGTAAGCATTCTCGATGCGGACAAGGAGGGATTCCTCCGCAGCGCGACATCGCTGATCCAGACCATCGGTCGTGCTGCCCGAAACGTGTCCGGCCAGGTGCACATGTACGCAGACAGAATCACCGATTCGATGGCCAAGGCGATCGAGGAAACCAACCGCCGTCGTGAGATCCAGGTGGCCTACAACACCAAGCATGGCGTGGATCCGCAACCCTTGCGCAAGCGCATTGCGGACATCACGGACACCATCGCCCGGGAAGACGCCGATACCCGTGCGCTGCTGGAGCAGACGGCGAAGTCCGCCAAGGGCAAAGGGAAGGGTAAAGGCACGGCCATCCGCCATGACGGTCTCGCCGCTGTCCCGGCAGAGGACCTGACGGATCTGATCAGCCAGCTCACCGCCCAGATGCATGCCGCCGCAGAGGAGCTCCAGTTCGAGCTTGCGGCGCGTTTGCGTGATGAGGTGGGGGACCTGAAGAAGGAGCTGCGGCAGATGCAGTCCGCCGGCCACGCCTGATCCATGGGTAAGCAGGC belongs to Arthrobacter tumbae and includes:
- the coaE gene encoding dephospho-CoA kinase, whose translation is MLRVGLTGGIAAGKSLAASTLQELGAVLIDADQLARTVVEPGTEGLLEIAEAFGPEVLQEDGSLDRPALGARIFADPDGRARLNAIIHPRVRREAAVAEATAHSASADAVVVHDIPLLVETGQEDSFHLVLVIDAPHQTRLRRMVENRAMTEEEALNRIGAQADSGTRNTAADVVLHNAGTPADLAAEVRNLWQQRILPFARNIEQRQRAERRGGPALVQDRDWPRQASLLIRRLTRIDPRVLGVEHIGSTSIPGLRAKDVLDLQLTVASLQDADGLSDALAEAGYPRLPGIRQDTPTAEVPQPRMWQKRLHCNADPGRPVNLHVRVAGSPGWEYALAFRDWLRTNPDMLAAYAAEKDRCAAIHRGDATLAGYAACKEDWFTTFAAPRLNTWKNDAGWSPGRSVPR
- the uvrB gene encoding excinuclease ABC subunit UvrB, with amino-acid sequence MSLAQEINRIVAPFEVISEYQPAGDQPTAIRELSERINAAEKDVVLLGATGTGKSATTAWLIEQVQRPTLVMVQNKTLAAQLANEFRELLPNNAVEYFVSYYDYYQPEAYVPQTDTFIEKDSSINEEVERLRHSATNALLTRRDVIVVATVSCIYGLGTPEEYVAAMVTLRQGQEMNRDDLLRQFVAMQYVRNDMDFHRGTFRVRGDTVEIIPMYEEHALRIEFFGDEVERIYTLHPLTGEVIREETEMYVFPASHYVAGPERMGRAITRIEDELRGRLQELESQNKLVEAQRLRMRTTYDLEMMQQMGFCNGIENYSRHIDGRTGGSAPHCLIDYFPDDFLLVVDESHVTIPQIGAMYEGDMSRKRTLVDHGFRLPSAMDNRPLKWDEFLERIGQTVYLSATPGKYELSKSDGYVQQIIRPTGLVDPEVIIKPSKGQIDDLLGEIQIRVERDERVLVTTLTKRMAEDLTGYLLEHGVKVEYLHSDVDTLRRVELLRELRMGTFDVLVGINLLREGLDLPEVSLVSILDADKEGFLRSATSLIQTIGRAARNVSGQVHMYADRITDSMAKAIEETNRRREIQVAYNTKHGVDPQPLRKRIADITDTIAREDADTRALLEQTAKSAKGKGKGKGTAIRHDGLAAVPAEDLTDLISQLTAQMHAAAEELQFELAARLRDEVGDLKKELRQMQSAGHA